One stretch of Pseudomonadota bacterium DNA includes these proteins:
- a CDS encoding PAS domain S-box protein, which yields MHNKDDQKKTKGQPIEELAEMRRQVAELEKSEAERIKAEGALREAEEKYRNIFENAIEGIYRSTPDGRYLTVNPALAHIYGYDSPDELIAGINSIEQQLYVKPELRQTFMAKLEKEGEIKGFEIELYQKNGGTFWISTNARAIRDADGKMLCYEGTSEDITERKLAVREMKKSELRYRSLVESSPDAIILLEEETVLYFNPAASKLLGSGKDRKRLVGRKILDFIYPEDREAVRRGIDTIRQTGNMTPAIEVKLIRDDGGIVYVECSGSAAHYNGLTLLQMIMRDISGRIRAEAVLGMTRQQQKAILDNIPDIAWLKDKESRFILANEPFGKACGVRPEDLPGKTDLDIWPRALAEKYRADDREVMQSGIRRQIEEPLIDKEGNTTWIETIKTAIRHDRGEVIGTAGIARDITVRKRQEEELRQYREQLERLVEERTAELTKVNALLQQELSEHKLTEEKVQGLNRELEQRVSELNITNKELETFNYSVSHDLRTPLIAIEGFSRILMEKYGHHLDEKGQHLLGMINRNTKRMGELIEDLLEFFSLGRKNIKFTTIDMEKITNDIITDFKTVFPDDTFHIGLDQLPPAYGDKKMVRQVLINLMGNAIKYSRPKGAALIRVGGWMEEDKNTYYVKDNGIGFPMEEIDKIFEVFERLHGSDEIEGTGVGLAIVKRVVLKHGGGVWAEAKADEGATFYFSLPGRGQ from the coding sequence ATGCATAACAAAGACGATCAGAAAAAGACAAAAGGACAACCCATAGAAGAGCTTGCAGAAATGCGCAGGCAGGTTGCTGAACTGGAAAAATCGGAGGCCGAACGTATAAAAGCGGAAGGCGCACTCCGTGAGGCCGAGGAAAAGTATCGCAATATCTTTGAAAACGCCATAGAGGGTATCTACCGGAGCACACCGGACGGACGTTATCTTACCGTCAATCCTGCTTTGGCGCACATTTACGGGTATGACTCACCGGATGAATTGATTGCCGGCATCAATTCCATTGAACAACAGCTTTACGTAAAACCGGAACTCAGACAGACATTCATGGCGAAACTGGAGAAAGAGGGAGAAATAAAAGGCTTTGAGATTGAGCTGTATCAAAAAAACGGGGGTACTTTCTGGATTTCCACCAACGCACGGGCAATACGTGATGCAGACGGGAAGATGCTCTGTTATGAAGGCACATCCGAAGATATAACCGAACGTAAACTGGCAGTGAGGGAGATGAAAAAGAGCGAGCTCCGTTACAGGAGTCTCGTTGAATCTTCGCCTGATGCCATTATCCTCCTTGAAGAAGAAACGGTTCTTTACTTCAATCCCGCTGCCTCAAAACTCCTGGGATCAGGAAAGGACAGAAAACGACTTGTCGGAAGGAAGATACTAGATTTCATTTATCCGGAAGACAGGGAAGCAGTACGCCGCGGCATAGATACCATCAGGCAGACCGGAAACATGACCCCGGCAATAGAGGTGAAGCTGATTCGCGATGACGGAGGCATCGTGTACGTTGAATGTTCAGGCAGCGCTGCCCACTACAACGGTCTTACACTGTTGCAAATGATTATGCGGGATATTTCAGGGCGCATCCGGGCAGAGGCAGTCCTTGGCATGACCCGGCAGCAGCAGAAGGCCATCCTCGATAATATCCCCGATATTGCCTGGTTAAAGGATAAGGAGAGCAGGTTTATTCTTGCCAACGAGCCCTTTGGAAAAGCCTGCGGAGTGAGACCGGAGGATCTGCCGGGCAAAACAGACCTTGATATCTGGCCCAGGGCATTAGCGGAAAAGTACAGGGCAGATGACAGAGAGGTAATGCAATCGGGCATACGAAGGCAGATCGAAGAGCCCCTGATTGATAAAGAGGGCAACACAACCTGGATAGAAACCATCAAGACAGCGATACGTCATGACAGGGGTGAAGTCATAGGGACTGCAGGGATTGCCCGGGACATTACCGTGAGAAAGCGGCAGGAGGAAGAGCTGCGGCAGTACCGGGAGCAGCTTGAGCGTCTCGTGGAAGAGAGAACGGCGGAACTTACGAAGGTGAATGCGCTGCTTCAGCAGGAACTTTCCGAACATAAGCTCACAGAGGAGAAGGTTCAAGGGCTGAACAGGGAACTCGAACAGCGGGTATCGGAACTGAACATTACAAACAAGGAACTGGAAACCTTTAATTACTCAGTTTCTCACGACCTGAGGACGCCCCTTATTGCCATAGAGGGTTTCTCCCGTATATTGATGGAAAAATACGGTCATCACCTTGACGAAAAGGGGCAGCACCTTCTTGGTATGATCAACAGAAACACAAAAAGGATGGGCGAGCTTATTGAAGACCTCCTCGAATTTTTCAGCCTGGGGCGGAAAAATATAAAATTCACAACCATTGATATGGAAAAAATAACTAACGATATCATAACCGACTTCAAAACAGTCTTCCCCGATGATACATTCCATATAGGGCTTGACCAGCTTCCCCCGGCATACGGAGACAAAAAAATGGTCAGGCAGGTTCTTATCAACCTCATGGGCAATGCCATAAAATACAGCAGGCCGAAGGGGGCTGCGCTCATCAGGGTGGGGGGCTGGATGGAGGAAGATAAGAACACCTACTATGTAAAGGATAACGGGATAGGTTTTCCCATGGAAGAGATAGATAAGATATTTGAGGTCTTTGAAAGGCTCCACGGTTCCGATGAGATTGAGGGAACAGGGGTTGGTCTGGCCATCGTCAAGCGGGTTGTCCTCAAACATGGCGGCGGCGTATGGGCTGAAGCGAAAGCAGATGAAGGGGCTACCTTCTATTTCAGCCTGCCGGGAAGGGGTCAGTAA